The genomic DNA CACCGGGGCGGCCGCCTCGCGCCGACAAGCTGCGCGAGGCGATCGCCGAGTGGGCGTCGCCGATCGTGGCGAGGCTGGGCGCGGGCGGCGCGGCGCCTGCGGCTGGGGCGTTGCCGGTGCCCGCCGAGCCGGTGCCCGCGCTGCCGCACGGGCCGGCGATCGACATCCTGCGCCGGCTCCCTCCTCGCGCGCGGGGCGGGCTCGTGCCGCACGCCGAGGGCGGCGATGTCGTCGCCGAGGTGGTCGAGTCGGTGCGGCGGCTCGACCGCTCGTACCTCGCCGTGCAGGGGCCGCCCGGCACCGGCAAGACCTACGTCGCGTCGCACGTCATCGCTCGGCTCGTCGCCGACCACGGCTACCGCATCGGCGTCGTCGCCCAGTCGCACGCCGTCGTCGAGAACGTGCTCTGCGCAGTGGTCGACGCCGGCCTCGACCCCGCGATGGTCGGCAAGTCGGTGCGCAGCGCAGCCGAGGTCGAACGCGCGCCGTTCACCGCGTTCACGCAGAAAGACCGGCTCGCCGGCTTCATCGGCGACCACCCCGACGGCTTCGTCGTCGGCGGTACCGCGTGGGACTTCTGCAACACCCGCCGGGTGGGGCGTGGCGCGCTCGACCTGCTCGTCATCGACGAGGCCGGGCAGTTCTCGCTCGCCTCCACGATCGCGGTCGCGGTCTCGACGCAGAACCTGCTGCTGCTCGGCGACCCGCAGCAACTGCCGCAGGTGAGCCAGGCGCTGCACCCCGAACCGGTCAACACGTCGGCGCTCGGCTGGATCGCCGACGGGCACGACGTGCTGCCGAGCGAGTACGGGTACTTCCTCGCCGAGAGCCGGCGCATGCACCCCGAGATCGCCGCTCCGGTCTCGCGGCTGTCGTACGAGGGCGAGCTGCGCTCGCACCCGGTCGCCTCGGCCCGCCGGCTCGCCGGCGTCGCACCCGGGCTCACCCCGCTGCCCATCGAGCACGTCGGCAACGCCACCTACTCGCCCGAAGAGGCGCAGGTGATCGTCGAACTCGTCGCGTCGCTGATGGGGCGCGAGTGGTCCGAGGCATCCGAGACCCCTGACGGCATCGTGACCGAGCCCGGCCGACCGCTCGAGCAGACCGACCTCATCGTCGTCACGCCGTACAACGCGCAGCTCGCCGTCGTGCGCACCGCGCTCGACCTCGCCGGCTACGTCGACGTCCCCGTCGGCACCGTCGACAAGTTCCAGGGGCAAGAAGCGGTCGTGGCGATCATCTCGCTCGCGGCGTCGTCGGCGGCCGACGTGCCGCGAGGCCTCGAGTTCCTGCTGCTGAAGAACCGGCTGAACGTCGCGGTGTCGCGGGCGAAGTGGGCGGCGTACCTCGTCTACTCGCCCGGGCTGCTCGAAGGGCTGCCGCGGTACGCCGACGGCGTCGCCCAGCTGAGCGCGTTCATGCGCCTCGTCGGCGCCGAGCGCGGGGCGCCGGTGCTCGCCTGAGCGACCGCGGTACGGCACCTGCCGGCCCGATGGGCGCGGGCAGCGTGCGCCCGGGGCGCCGGCTGGGAATACCGCACAGGTTCGCTGCGTAGATTCATGGCATGACCTCCCCCTCCGACCTGAACCCTGCCCGCATCACGATGTACGGCGCCGAGTGGTGCATCGACTGCCGCCGCTCGAAGGCCCTGCTCGACCGTCGCGGCGTCGACTACGAGTACGTCGACCTGATGGTCGTCGAAGACGGCGCCGACCGCGCGAAGGCGATCTCGGGCCGCACGAACATCCCCGTGGTCGTGTTCCCCGACGGCACGCACTTCACCGAGCCGAGCGACGCCGAGCTCGGCGCGAAGCTCGACGAGGTCGGCGCGCCCACCGCCTGACCCCCTCGCAGGCGGCGACATCGGTCAGGACCGCGGGTTGACGCGGTCGCCCACGATCGACAGGTCGGCGCCCTCGGGGATCTCAGCCGCCTCGATGCCCGGCACGGCGAGGAGGTCGGCGATGCACGCCGCCGTGCCGCCGACCACCGTCGAGTCGAAGTCGATCTCGCTGACGAGCACCCAGGCGAGG from Agromyces larvae includes the following:
- a CDS encoding glutaredoxin family protein, whose protein sequence is MTSPSDLNPARITMYGAEWCIDCRRSKALLDRRGVDYEYVDLMVVEDGADRAKAISGRTNIPVVVFPDGTHFTEPSDAELGAKLDEVGAPTA